In Leptospira ellinghausenii, the following proteins share a genomic window:
- a CDS encoding SOS response-associated peptidase encodes MCGRFGYTIIKLKDGTEKWIRLIQGTQVFDIQKVEDTFRRSPNFEYYPSSIAPVIHSLSNQGENTLELMQWGVQPNWSPKPIFNTREERLFSTSFWSNAAKHNRCIIPASFFNEWKSEKGTKIKYKIYPKSGESFCFAGIWGEIPSPSLQKFWFSILTQEGNSLMKEVHNSGGNQGRQPVHLTEDCWERWLDPRIKEENQIRNLIQSYPSEYIIAEPEIIEPMLF; translated from the coding sequence GTGTGCGGGCGTTTTGGATATACTATAATCAAATTAAAAGATGGAACCGAAAAATGGATTCGATTGATCCAAGGTACCCAAGTTTTCGACATTCAAAAGGTAGAGGACACATTCCGAAGGTCACCAAATTTTGAATACTATCCAAGTTCGATTGCACCGGTAATCCATTCCCTTTCAAATCAAGGTGAAAATACATTAGAGTTAATGCAATGGGGAGTACAACCGAATTGGTCACCAAAACCAATTTTTAATACAAGAGAAGAACGATTGTTCTCTACGTCTTTTTGGTCCAATGCTGCAAAACACAATCGCTGTATCATCCCTGCTTCTTTTTTTAATGAATGGAAATCCGAAAAAGGTACAAAAATTAAATATAAAATTTATCCAAAATCTGGAGAGAGTTTCTGTTTTGCAGGAATTTGGGGTGAGATTCCAAGTCCCTCCCTTCAAAAATTTTGGTTTAGCATATTAACGCAAGAAGGAAACTCTCTGATGAAAGAAGTTCATAACTCTGGTGGTAACCAAGGCCGTCAACCAGTTCACCTAACTGAAGATTGTTGGGAAAGATGGCTAGATCCTCGAATCAAAGAAGAAAACCAAATCAGAAATTTAATCCAATCTTATCCTTCCGAATATATCATTGCGGAACCAGAAATCATTGAACCTATGTTATTTTAG
- a CDS encoding sulfatase-like hydrolase/transferase: protein MKLNNLKHILNTPKFQWILFYLILYSFHYPGEILWSGWMYYHGFFLQILFLFGVLPIVLNVLQLNSIFNQFSRILFLVPLLIVLNYQWVYQTQLNFHLFGYAVQNLGFLWKEFFPFLHECSMVHYFPFLILIFLFDPFLVFMRYRVNPTFLLLVVYLLLLFHSKLNEQTLPAIHQKQNLKQKVNQFINHIPGDSHIIMIVLEGVSRKHLIGVNSKFINFSYLDNSHFLIPMPHTSKSLFTWMTGESQLNSSRIESTKQIEGESLPILLKQKYSYDTKMIYTQSIYFEGMNLFFPNVFQDVQDKTILEKKFSTPNGYFSWGMDDRVVLSEFKHLDLGSHPLFVMVGLSQTHSPYFTHSNRDISLPKVLRHTKALEENINLIDELISYIKTNSKKETFLIITADHGESFGEGGAHAHNYSLYNQEIDVPFLMYKILSNELYIPKLGSSIHYKKTLLDLLQLETNRKENSQNFFSSKYQLDLVLKTWNSEIQRGLVFDQKKYIFHNDKDILYEMDLDEKNQKKVLDPKSKDKLIKKMYEFMQN, encoded by the coding sequence TTGAAGTTAAATAATTTAAAACATATTTTAAATACACCAAAATTCCAATGGATTCTTTTTTATTTGATACTGTATAGTTTCCATTATCCAGGTGAAATTCTTTGGTCTGGATGGATGTATTACCATGGATTTTTCCTCCAAATTTTATTTTTATTTGGTGTCCTACCAATTGTTTTGAATGTACTTCAACTCAATTCAATATTCAATCAGTTCTCCCGCATCCTTTTTCTTGTGCCGTTGTTAATCGTTTTAAACTACCAATGGGTATACCAAACACAATTAAACTTTCATCTATTTGGATATGCAGTTCAAAATTTAGGATTCCTATGGAAGGAATTTTTTCCATTTTTGCACGAATGTTCAATGGTACATTATTTTCCATTTTTAATCCTAATATTTTTATTTGATCCTTTTTTGGTGTTTATGCGGTATCGAGTGAACCCTACCTTTTTGTTACTCGTAGTGTACTTATTACTATTGTTCCATTCGAAATTGAATGAACAAACTTTGCCCGCCATTCATCAAAAACAGAATCTTAAACAAAAGGTGAATCAATTTATAAATCATATTCCGGGTGACAGTCATATCATAATGATTGTGCTTGAAGGTGTTTCCAGAAAACACTTGATAGGTGTAAATTCAAAATTTATCAATTTTTCTTACTTAGACAATTCACATTTTTTGATTCCAATGCCACATACTTCTAAAAGTTTATTCACATGGATGACAGGAGAGTCACAGCTAAATAGTTCGAGAATTGAATCTACAAAACAGATTGAAGGAGAAAGTTTACCAATTCTTTTAAAGCAAAAATATTCGTATGATACAAAGATGATTTATACTCAATCAATTTATTTCGAAGGTATGAATTTATTTTTTCCAAACGTATTCCAAGATGTCCAAGACAAAACTATATTAGAAAAAAAATTCAGTACTCCAAATGGTTATTTCAGTTGGGGGATGGATGATCGAGTTGTGCTTTCAGAATTCAAACATTTGGATCTTGGTTCTCATCCATTATTTGTTATGGTAGGACTTAGCCAAACACATAGTCCTTATTTTACTCATTCCAATAGAGATATTTCGTTACCAAAAGTTTTACGCCATACAAAAGCATTAGAGGAAAATATAAATTTAATAGATGAATTGATTTCCTATATTAAAACCAATTCTAAAAAAGAAACATTCCTCATCATTACAGCAGACCATGGTGAAAGTTTTGGAGAAGGAGGTGCACATGCCCATAACTATTCTTTGTATAACCAAGAGATAGATGTTCCCTTTTTGATGTACAAAATACTATCTAATGAATTGTATATTCCAAAATTAGGTTCATCAATTCACTATAAAAAAACTCTATTGGATCTATTACAACTAGAGACGAATCGCAAGGAAAATTCTCAGAATTTTTTTAGTTCCAAATACCAATTAGATTTAGTTTTAAAAACTTGGAATTCAGAAATCCAAAGAGGGTTAGTATTTGATCAAAAGAAATACATATTTCACAATGATAAAGATATTTTATACGAAATGGACTTAGATGAAAAAAATCAAAAGAAGGTTTTAGATCCAAAATCAAAAGATAAATTGATAAAAAAAATGTATGAGTTTATGCAAAACTAA
- a CDS encoding DUF5329 family protein, translated as MKNLSSLFLSISIFLFIVWGHPLSSESKSCNTYSESEKIEILLKRIGNFNGNFIRNGDSHNAKDAENHLRYKLNEAKNSFFAPDPKDWTAKLFIDKVASKSFLSGTPYKIRYPNGKEITSASWLYEELKKIETCL; from the coding sequence ATGAAAAACTTATCTTCTTTATTTCTTTCTATATCGATTTTCTTATTTATTGTGTGGGGACATCCCCTTAGTTCAGAATCAAAATCCTGTAACACCTATTCAGAATCCGAAAAAATCGAAATCTTATTAAAAAGAATTGGAAACTTCAATGGAAACTTCATTCGAAATGGTGATTCACATAATGCAAAGGATGCAGAGAACCATTTACGTTACAAATTAAACGAAGCCAAAAATTCTTTTTTTGCTCCTGATCCGAAAGATTGGACTGCAAAACTCTTTATTGATAAAGTAGCATCGAAGTCATTTTTATCTGGTACTCCTTATAAAATCCGTTATCCAAATGGAAAGGAAATCACGAGTGCGAGTTGGTTGTATGAAGAACTGAAAAAAATCGAGACTTGTCTTTGA
- a CDS encoding alpha-2-macroglobulin family protein: MRKIILWFSMLFFLVSCQSIGGVFKSIKRTIFPSSCRLEVKLDTTDLKYLDNLWDYKIFVSEDTEFSDLVEAVTITPKPTIESNFGSSFISREFSLDHWNFDENVEYQITISKFYATNDCFLENPVSFTLPKMIRRPSFSLFNENIFESNLNKVLPIAIANVPEFEVRSATITVPILVNAIASLGSGYYSYDKELSWKNSTWKSGEKVNSYRNQGMDIDSYFGSKPNSKGWLALELGATVVDESNDERYKTESIFLQSTNLGITTKEDPNKLHVWIHTLSNAVPVANTNISLYVKGSLKGNCKTDQDGYCTVPAIANNKLMEYSVLIAEEPTGDKAFLHFNQTHIDGYSEYHSDDHIKGKIYFDRKLYRPGDRVEIKGYLTDRKNGTLVPFASKSVNVKIRDSRGKEVSNQNTTTTSQGGVVSSYVVSDDAGLGHYSVSISIQGDNNSVTYDTFQVEEFRPVNFMVNVSLAKLAKKNENIKGTVEGKYMFGAPMAGAKVSYSVLKRNRFVSFEKFPSFDFSETSYDYEDEYSDGNSDYVTGSEGVLDNQGNYKLDIPIKSLTRKFVTDGEEIEIADPFHLVVESSVFDVDGKTVTKSANIPYQPSATYVGLKCNDRYQSLDKPFQFTTIAVDANGKAVSGEDLKAYIIYNDWTSVLSQGIGKYFFRSNQLTKKVVEVKKFTSKSEGVSFDYRTKDPGSYTILVLNKDKVFSRVDFYAYQKESYYTWDFRGDDSIELRSDKNEYKIGDKAKILIKSPLQNARVIVTVERDSIYFKKSFLMKGNSAPIEIPIEDIYLPNVEVNVVLLSGRLSAPDGLSGEDIKEFNEQDLGAPKAKTGSITLKVDLGTKIAPVTVSTDKPEYQPREQVKLAIKTTPGAELTISVADRGVLDLVGYSFQSPIQIFYQYWYNVIKTFELRSMIIKHYLYANKGDSPGGDYGEDSGGGFSADSESGARKDFRLTAYWNPVVIADQNGEANLNFTLPDNLTTFRVMVASASNGKYGVTNSEFLVKKNLVLQKSVARFIRVGDSLELGGSITNNTKVNGKFKYKIESKFLNDERKWSLIELNAGQTKEVLKTFQISESQFIKLKQNKPNEDIQLTYQISVEPENEGNFLSFKKSDLSDSLLVTLPIKEFDPVTSVQFTGYTDSEFKTSIPFPNKDSILLNKGSLDIRISGTALTALKSAFDFYESNPYFCMEQRTSAYLLSLSSGELLREFQYKAPSKDSYDFNQIEKLFLDEMSEFQTYNGGFKLWKSYGRSGYPYLTAYVISVMQLGKEKGKRTNLIAYQSGIKFLESYIKSPTETSIDSYQTLSLIYSVFVKDKKDVSSLEKTLIDHFEELNPKSRGIFLTAYADFHKIDSYLSDPTFKKLYEDFVSYIEYDKELFIVKPMKKNPDEYFYYSYYNTSSVLGNYLRLLLRVDSKNPRMVQLVNAIMMDRNRSFWTDSHSVGTIALALSEYRNRFEATKSETEGEVVFGEKTIIDESFSPTSDSIFKEEISFDRLFDGNSVSTKPISFKRTSAEGRLYFQTRLMYVPVKETTQEKFNGLEIKKTMYRIDGRDSDGNPILKEVSNLQRGSTYLIKLKILSKKDQAFVIVIDPIPSHTEIVNTAFLTEKSSDAEDAEVTESSYGQYIEYRDDRVIFSDDFLRKGESEYKYILRPVAKGNSILPASKTFLMYHPQFYGNTSSLRVKVE; this comes from the coding sequence ATGCGTAAGATAATACTATGGTTTTCGATGTTGTTTTTTTTGGTTTCTTGCCAATCAATAGGTGGAGTTTTTAAATCGATCAAACGCACAATTTTCCCAAGTAGTTGCCGCTTAGAAGTTAAATTAGATACAACGGATTTAAAATATTTAGATAATTTATGGGATTATAAAATTTTCGTTTCGGAAGACACTGAATTTTCGGATTTAGTGGAAGCAGTTACCATTACTCCAAAACCAACGATTGAATCAAATTTTGGATCTTCTTTTATTAGCCGTGAATTCTCATTAGATCATTGGAATTTCGATGAAAATGTCGAATACCAAATCACAATTTCTAAATTTTATGCAACTAACGATTGTTTCCTAGAAAATCCTGTTAGTTTTACATTGCCGAAGATGATTCGTAGACCTTCATTTTCCTTATTCAATGAAAATATATTTGAATCGAACTTAAACAAAGTGTTACCAATCGCCATTGCCAATGTCCCAGAATTTGAAGTTAGATCAGCAACAATCACCGTCCCTATTTTGGTCAATGCGATTGCAAGTCTAGGAAGTGGTTATTATAGTTATGATAAAGAGTTGAGTTGGAAAAATTCTACATGGAAATCAGGCGAAAAAGTTAATTCATACAGAAACCAAGGAATGGACATCGATTCATATTTTGGTTCCAAACCGAATAGCAAAGGTTGGCTTGCTTTAGAATTAGGTGCTACCGTTGTTGATGAAAGTAATGATGAACGATACAAAACAGAAAGTATATTTTTACAATCTACAAATTTAGGAATTACCACAAAGGAAGATCCTAATAAACTACATGTTTGGATCCACACATTATCCAATGCAGTACCTGTAGCAAATACAAATATCAGTTTATATGTCAAAGGGAGTTTAAAAGGAAATTGTAAAACAGACCAAGATGGTTATTGTACTGTTCCTGCCATTGCCAATAATAAACTAATGGAATATTCTGTATTGATTGCAGAAGAACCAACGGGAGACAAAGCATTTCTACATTTTAACCAAACACATATTGATGGATATTCCGAATACCATTCTGATGATCACATCAAAGGAAAAATATACTTTGACCGAAAGTTATACCGTCCTGGTGATCGAGTGGAAATCAAAGGTTATCTTACAGATCGAAAAAATGGAACATTAGTGCCATTTGCGTCTAAATCTGTGAATGTAAAAATTAGAGATTCACGGGGTAAAGAAGTCTCAAATCAGAATACAACTACTACTTCACAAGGTGGTGTTGTTTCCAGTTATGTTGTTTCAGATGATGCAGGTTTAGGGCATTATTCGGTGTCCATCTCGATCCAAGGTGATAATAATTCAGTTACATATGATACCTTTCAAGTAGAAGAGTTTCGCCCAGTGAATTTTATGGTAAACGTTTCTCTTGCGAAACTTGCCAAAAAAAATGAAAATATCAAAGGAACAGTAGAAGGTAAATACATGTTTGGTGCTCCTATGGCAGGGGCCAAAGTCAGTTATTCAGTATTAAAACGAAATCGTTTTGTTTCGTTTGAAAAATTTCCAAGTTTTGATTTCTCTGAGACATCGTATGACTATGAAGATGAGTATAGTGATGGAAATTCAGATTATGTAACAGGATCAGAAGGTGTATTAGATAACCAAGGAAATTATAAACTTGATATTCCAATCAAATCTTTGACTCGTAAATTTGTTACAGATGGAGAAGAAATCGAAATTGCAGATCCCTTTCATTTAGTGGTGGAATCATCGGTTTTTGATGTAGATGGAAAAACAGTTACAAAATCAGCTAACATTCCATACCAACCATCTGCAACATATGTTGGATTAAAATGTAATGATCGTTACCAGTCTTTAGACAAACCTTTTCAGTTTACTACTATTGCAGTAGATGCAAATGGAAAAGCCGTATCTGGTGAAGATCTAAAAGCATACATTATCTATAATGATTGGACTTCTGTTTTATCTCAAGGAATAGGAAAGTATTTCTTCAGAAGTAACCAACTAACAAAAAAAGTTGTAGAAGTGAAAAAATTCACTTCGAAATCAGAAGGAGTCAGTTTTGATTATCGAACAAAAGATCCTGGTAGTTATACAATCTTAGTTCTGAATAAAGACAAAGTTTTTTCGCGAGTCGACTTTTATGCGTATCAAAAAGAATCCTATTACACTTGGGACTTCCGCGGAGACGATTCGATTGAATTACGTTCTGATAAAAATGAATATAAAATAGGGGATAAGGCAAAAATTTTAATCAAATCTCCACTTCAGAATGCTCGTGTGATTGTCACAGTAGAAAGAGATTCCATTTATTTTAAAAAATCATTTTTAATGAAGGGAAACAGTGCCCCAATTGAAATTCCAATCGAAGATATTTATCTTCCCAATGTTGAGGTAAATGTGGTATTACTTTCTGGAAGGCTGAGTGCTCCAGATGGGTTATCTGGTGAGGATATAAAAGAATTCAACGAACAAGACTTAGGTGCACCAAAGGCAAAGACTGGCTCGATCACTTTAAAAGTAGATTTGGGTACCAAAATTGCACCTGTTACAGTTAGTACAGATAAACCTGAATACCAACCAAGAGAACAAGTAAAATTAGCTATCAAAACTACTCCAGGTGCAGAATTAACAATTTCAGTCGCTGATAGGGGAGTATTGGATTTAGTTGGATATAGTTTCCAGTCACCAATTCAGATTTTCTATCAATATTGGTACAATGTAATCAAAACATTTGAACTTCGTTCGATGATCATCAAACACTATTTATATGCAAATAAGGGAGACAGCCCTGGTGGAGATTATGGCGAAGATTCGGGAGGTGGTTTTTCTGCTGATTCTGAGTCTGGGGCAAGAAAAGATTTTCGACTTACCGCTTATTGGAATCCAGTTGTCATCGCAGATCAAAATGGGGAAGCAAATTTAAATTTTACTCTTCCCGATAATTTAACAACATTTAGGGTAATGGTAGCATCTGCTTCCAATGGAAAGTATGGTGTGACCAATTCTGAATTTTTGGTAAAAAAGAATTTAGTATTACAAAAATCGGTAGCAAGGTTTATACGCGTTGGCGATAGTTTGGAGTTAGGTGGGAGTATCACTAACAATACTAAAGTAAATGGTAAGTTTAAATATAAAATTGAGTCAAAGTTTTTAAATGATGAAAGAAAGTGGTCTTTAATCGAACTGAATGCCGGACAAACAAAAGAAGTTCTAAAAACATTTCAAATTTCAGAATCACAATTCATCAAACTCAAACAAAACAAACCAAATGAAGACATTCAGCTTACGTATCAAATTTCGGTAGAACCAGAGAATGAAGGGAATTTTCTTTCATTCAAAAAATCAGACTTATCTGATTCCTTACTTGTTACTTTGCCGATCAAAGAGTTTGATCCAGTTACGTCTGTTCAATTTACAGGTTATACAGATTCCGAGTTTAAAACATCGATTCCATTTCCTAATAAAGATTCAATTTTATTGAATAAAGGATCACTGGATATTCGTATCTCTGGGACTGCTCTCACAGCACTTAAATCTGCCTTTGATTTTTATGAATCAAATCCATATTTTTGTATGGAACAAAGAACTTCTGCGTATCTACTTTCACTAAGTTCTGGTGAACTATTAAGGGAATTCCAATACAAAGCACCTTCAAAAGATTCGTATGACTTCAATCAAATTGAAAAATTGTTTTTGGATGAAATGTCAGAATTTCAAACCTATAATGGCGGTTTTAAATTATGGAAAAGTTACGGTCGAAGTGGGTATCCTTACTTAACAGCTTATGTGATTTCTGTCATGCAATTGGGAAAGGAGAAAGGCAAACGAACAAATTTGATTGCTTACCAATCGGGAATCAAGTTTTTAGAAAGTTATATTAAAAGTCCAACAGAGACTTCAATCGATTCTTACCAAACTTTAAGTTTAATCTATTCTGTTTTTGTAAAAGACAAAAAAGATGTAAGTTCCTTAGAAAAAACACTCATTGATCATTTTGAAGAATTAAATCCAAAATCACGTGGGATCTTCTTAACTGCCTATGCAGATTTTCATAAGATCGATTCGTATCTTTCGGATCCAACTTTCAAAAAGCTATATGAAGATTTTGTAAGTTATATCGAATATGATAAAGAATTATTCATTGTAAAACCTATGAAGAAAAATCCTGACGAATATTTTTATTATTCGTATTACAATACATCTTCTGTTCTCGGAAATTATTTACGATTACTCTTACGTGTTGATTCGAAAAATCCGAGAATGGTCCAACTCGTAAATGCAATTATGATGGATCGTAATAGAAGTTTTTGGACTGACAGTCATAGTGTTGGAACCATTGCTTTAGCATTGTCTGAATATCGGAATCGATTTGAAGCAACGAAGAGTGAAACTGAGGGAGAAGTTGTTTTTGGAGAAAAAACAATTATAGACGAATCGTTTTCTCCGACTTCTGATTCTATTTTCAAAGAAGAAATTTCATTTGATCGTTTATTTGATGGAAATTCTGTTTCTACAAAACCAATTTCATTTAAACGAACAAGTGCAGAAGGAAGATTGTATTTTCAAACACGATTGATGTATGTTCCTGTGAAAGAGACAACACAGGAGAAATTTAATGGATTAGAAATCAAAAAAACAATGTATCGCATTGATGGAAGAGATTCTGATGGAAATCCAATATTAAAAGAAGTTTCAAACTTACAAAGAGGTTCCACGTATTTAATCAAACTCAAAATATTGAGTAAAAAAGACCAAGCATTTGTAATCGTTATCGATCCAATTCCGAGTCATACCGAGATTGTGAATACAGCCTTTTTGACAGAAAAATCATCCGATGCAGAGGATGCGGAAGTTACAGAATCTAGTTATGGTCAGTACATTGAGTATCGAGATGATCGAGTGATATTCTCAGATGATTTTTTACGCAAAGGAGAGTCGGAATACAAATACATTCTGAGACCTGTTGCGAAAGGAAATTCAATACTCCCGGCATCAAAAACATTTTTGATGTACCATCCACAGTTTTACGGTAATACTAGTTCACTTCGGGTAAAAGTGGAGTGA
- a CDS encoding TetR family transcriptional regulator, whose product MSRVQVIERSPKKRAVLEKDKLSKRTSIIHAAASLLQKKDWSELSMDEVAKRAKIAKGTLYLYFPTKEDLCLRIHSADYESWFMDLHEFLSKTPKMDANIFSNWFVNSMDRHTRFLKLLPIVPTILEKNASIQTIREFKSNLKTQISSVLPLLIKYFPFFTEQSGFLFLMQCHALAVGSWSHGFPSNQVKEAVKDTELEIFMLDYKKFLEMSILTLLKGHSGI is encoded by the coding sequence ATGAGTCGAGTGCAAGTCATAGAACGTTCACCTAAAAAGAGAGCTGTTTTAGAGAAAGATAAACTTTCAAAGCGTACTTCGATCATACATGCTGCTGCATCCCTACTCCAAAAAAAAGATTGGTCTGAACTTTCCATGGATGAAGTTGCAAAACGTGCAAAAATTGCAAAAGGTACTTTGTATTTATATTTTCCAACGAAAGAAGATTTATGCCTTAGGATTCATAGTGCTGATTACGAATCTTGGTTTATGGATTTACATGAGTTTTTAAGTAAGACTCCCAAAATGGATGCAAATATTTTTTCGAATTGGTTTGTGAATTCAATGGATCGACATACACGATTTTTAAAATTACTCCCCATTGTACCGACAATTTTAGAAAAAAACGCGAGTATACAAACCATTCGCGAATTTAAATCGAATTTAAAAACGCAAATCAGCTCCGTTTTACCTTTACTCATTAAATACTTTCCTTTTTTTACAGAACAATCAGGGTTTTTATTCTTGATGCAATGCCACGCATTAGCAGTTGGATCTTGGTCACATGGTTTTCCATCTAACCAAGTGAAAGAAGCTGTAAAGGATACAGAATTGGAAATTTTTATGTTGGATTATAAAAAATTTTTAGAAATGTCCATCCTAACTTTATTAAAAGGACATTCTGGCATTTAG
- a CDS encoding transglycosylase domain-containing protein, translating to MIWNYIFKIKTLFFLIPIVGGIWFVLRPIQIDDFKKDVTTRILSKDGRLIGRTHNHTLSKQDWVPLTDYPKFVSEIVCIAEDKRFFSHHGIDPFAIINSLYSFFFSQQNRGGGSTITMQLVRIYHPNIRSYPMIIRKSFEVLEAIRFEIWLTKKQILEAYLNSVSIHSNSVGFPSASLTLFEKNVRFLSLEETVYLSILIRKNVSNEDEIKFRYNQLRSKIPYSLPILNSPIDLVQTKLQKKIQNYDDSLSGENQHFLNWIRSLHLDPKEELVSTISAELNSEIHSIVNSELNVLKRWNVNNASAIILEKESNQTTDLSLVAMIGSKNFFEDGNGMVNGTIAFRDAGSTLKPLLYALAIDQNLYSINSILVDEKYSYSLGTGENYLPRNADLRYWGELTLAEALANSRNIPAVTTIQLVGVPNFYRFLKLAGFENLKQSPSFYGPGLALGTGGASLLQLSRAYGTFMLGGILPKIKIGSIDGKSIFYGESHPLVSEETAEEIKFILSDSKLRQKAFGKRSYLNYPFPVSVKTGTSKDYRNSWTIAFNDRYVVGAWVGNFSGEKTMDVSGSFGAGRIVQNIFRLLMKDKDKKSYSPKLTEVRSFCKISGKLSNSNCPSVVLNVRKKITNLLPCEELHNNKVSSVVGVGFVYPGQSQVFLYHPGFERDKQNIPIRIREYQTLKDPKLIWNQTLQLKLSTAGEGHVAIQRGKHSLELFDGTETKAKVQFEVK from the coding sequence GTGATTTGGAATTATATATTTAAAATCAAAACCTTATTCTTCCTGATACCTATCGTCGGAGGAATATGGTTTGTTTTAAGACCAATCCAAATTGATGATTTTAAAAAAGATGTAACAACACGTATCCTATCCAAAGATGGTAGATTGATAGGTAGAACTCATAATCATACTTTGTCCAAACAAGATTGGGTGCCTTTAACCGATTATCCAAAATTTGTTTCTGAAATCGTTTGTATTGCAGAAGACAAACGATTTTTTTCACATCATGGGATTGATCCTTTTGCAATAATCAATTCTTTATATTCGTTTTTCTTTTCACAACAAAATCGTGGTGGTGGTTCCACCATCACGATGCAACTGGTTCGAATTTATCATCCAAATATTCGATCGTATCCGATGATAATTCGTAAATCATTTGAAGTTTTGGAAGCCATTCGGTTTGAAATATGGTTAACAAAAAAACAAATCTTAGAAGCTTATTTAAATTCTGTATCTATTCATTCTAATTCAGTTGGGTTTCCTTCTGCTTCCCTTACTCTTTTTGAAAAAAATGTAAGATTTTTATCCTTGGAAGAAACCGTCTATTTATCTATTTTAATTCGAAAGAATGTCTCAAACGAAGATGAGATCAAATTTCGATACAACCAATTGCGATCCAAAATTCCATACTCACTTCCCATATTAAATTCTCCAATTGATCTCGTCCAAACCAAACTCCAAAAGAAAATACAGAATTACGATGATTCATTAAGTGGTGAAAACCAACATTTTCTGAATTGGATCAGAAGTTTACATTTGGATCCAAAAGAAGAATTGGTATCAACCATTTCAGCTGAATTAAATTCTGAAATCCATTCGATTGTAAATTCAGAACTAAATGTATTAAAAAGATGGAATGTAAATAATGCCTCAGCAATCATTTTAGAGAAAGAATCAAACCAAACAACAGATTTATCACTTGTGGCAATGATTGGATCTAAAAATTTTTTTGAAGATGGTAATGGAATGGTAAATGGAACTATTGCGTTTCGTGATGCTGGAAGTACATTGAAACCATTATTATATGCTCTGGCAATCGATCAGAATTTATACTCGATCAATTCAATACTAGTGGATGAAAAATATTCGTACTCATTGGGTACAGGAGAAAACTACCTTCCGAGAAATGCGGACCTTCGTTATTGGGGGGAATTGACATTAGCGGAAGCTTTGGCAAATTCTCGTAATATACCAGCAGTCACTACCATCCAATTAGTTGGTGTCCCTAATTTTTATCGATTTTTAAAGTTAGCAGGATTTGAAAACTTAAAACAATCCCCAAGTTTTTATGGACCGGGACTTGCATTAGGAACGGGAGGAGCTAGTCTACTACAACTTTCGCGAGCTTACGGTACATTTATGTTAGGTGGTATTCTTCCAAAAATTAAAATTGGAAGTATCGATGGAAAATCAATTTTTTATGGTGAATCACATCCTTTGGTATCTGAAGAAACTGCCGAAGAGATCAAATTCATTCTCAGTGATTCAAAATTGAGACAAAAGGCATTCGGGAAAAGAAGTTATTTAAATTACCCCTTTCCAGTTTCAGTTAAAACGGGAACTTCCAAAGACTACAGGAATTCTTGGACTATTGCATTTAATGATCGCTATGTGGTAGGTGCTTGGGTTGGGAATTTTTCAGGTGAAAAAACAATGGATGTTTCTGGTTCTTTTGGAGCTGGAAGAATTGTCCAAAATATTTTTAGATTACTTATGAAGGACAAGGATAAAAAGTCATACTCACCTAAACTAACAGAAGTTCGATCTTTTTGTAAAATTTCCGGTAAACTGTCAAATTCCAATTGTCCTTCAGTTGTTTTGAATGTTAGAAAAAAAATAACAAACCTTCTTCCATGTGAAGAGTTACACAATAATAAGGTTTCTTCCGTAGTTGGCGTGGGATTTGTGTATCCAGGACAAAGCCAAGTTTTTTTATACCATCCTGGATTTGAGCGTGATAAACAAAATATACCTATTCGAATCCGTGAATACCAGACTTTAAAAGATCCAAAACTGATTTGGAACCAAACTTTACAATTGAAGTTGTCAACAGCAGGTGAAGGACATGTGGCCATCCAAAGAGGAAAACATAGTTTAGAATTATTTGATGGAACGGAAACAAAGGCAAAAGTTCAATTTGAAGTTAAATAA